One genomic region from Hydrogenimonas thermophila encodes:
- the soxA gene encoding sulfur oxidation c-type cytochrome SoxA, producing MRKMISLIAASALTVSLTMASEQFSMSDADRALYQEMLENNPADIFVEEGSELFDELVTEEALAKFLGVKVDELPKTIASFPRYIPQVDEVLGLDQVLQAVMYLNGHKPYKLKSSEMFEMLAYAKSLANDEQINIDVNANKKMQESFKLGEKMFMTKRGKRGLSCNSCHSKEVVGLILRTQPLPNLGDVNAGGTWPAYRMTKSSLRTLQRRFQGCMKNALLAVLPIGSKEMVALEVYVTNLAKKKDKKISIPGLKR from the coding sequence ATGAGAAAGATGATATCACTCATAGCTGCTTCAGCATTGACTGTTTCACTAACAATGGCTTCTGAACAGTTTAGTATGTCAGATGCAGATCGTGCTCTTTATCAGGAGATGCTTGAGAATAATCCGGCTGATATTTTTGTTGAAGAGGGAAGTGAACTGTTTGATGAATTGGTAACAGAAGAGGCTTTGGCTAAATTTCTTGGTGTAAAAGTAGATGAGTTGCCAAAGACAATAGCTTCATTTCCACGCTACATTCCTCAAGTGGATGAGGTTTTAGGACTTGATCAGGTACTGCAGGCAGTTATGTATCTTAACGGACACAAGCCATATAAACTTAAAAGTAGTGAAATGTTTGAAATGCTTGCATATGCAAAATCTTTGGCAAATGATGAGCAAATCAATATTGATGTAAATGCCAATAAAAAGATGCAAGAAAGTTTCAAACTCGGAGAGAAAATGTTTATGACCAAAAGAGGGAAACGGGGGCTTTCTTGCAACAGTTGCCACTCAAAAGAGGTTGTTGGACTAATTTTACGTACACAGCCATTACCAAATCTCGGTGATGTAAATGCTGGTGGAACTTGGCCTGCATATCGAATGACAAAATCATCTCTTAGAACACTACAACGCCGTTTTCAGGGGTGTATGAAAAATGCTCTTTTGGCAGTACTTCCTATAGGTAGTAAAGAAATGGTGGCTTTAGAAGTTTATGTAACCAATCTGGCAAAAAAGAAAGATAAAAAGATTTCCATCCCCGGATTGAAGCGATAA
- the soxZ gene encoding thiosulfate oxidation carrier complex protein SoxZ has translation MAKRKSLIKIKPKKYKVGDTVKVDFIVIHPMDTGMRKDKKTGKIIPAHYINDVQFFYNDQLVTKMIVWESVSTNPYFSINMKITGRGVIKVVYKDNQGEVHEKTKKVKPKKG, from the coding sequence ATGGCAAAACGAAAATCACTTATTAAAATAAAACCTAAAAAGTATAAAGTAGGCGATACAGTCAAAGTTGATTTTATTGTTATTCATCCAATGGATACAGGTATGCGCAAAGATAAAAAGACAGGGAAGATTATTCCGGCGCATTACATTAATGATGTACAGTTTTTCTATAATGATCAACTTGTTACAAAAATGATCGTTTGGGAGTCAGTCTCTACTAACCCATATTTCTCTATAAATATGAAAATAACAGGTCGTGGAGTTATAAAAGTAGTTTATAAAGATAATCAGGGTGAAGTGCACGAAAAGACCAAAAAGGTCAAGCCTAAAAAAGGATAA
- the soxY gene encoding thiosulfate oxidation carrier protein SoxY, producing MERRGFLKGLAGACALTAVGAPTISLGAGKKPKSPNEISYKKALEIITNGKGAKDSDKVNLVVPEIAENGAVVPVKVTVDYPMEPNNYVKSIHVLATKNSNARCADVFLTPLNGKAYFATRIKLGGTQEVVAVAELRDGTFIKAHKSVKVTIGGCG from the coding sequence ATGGAAAGAAGAGGATTTTTAAAAGGATTGGCTGGTGCTTGTGCATTAACGGCTGTAGGAGCGCCAACCATTTCACTGGGGGCAGGTAAAAAACCAAAAAGTCCAAATGAGATCTCTTATAAAAAAGCACTTGAGATCATCACAAATGGAAAAGGTGCAAAAGATTCAGACAAAGTAAATTTGGTAGTTCCTGAAATTGCGGAAAATGGTGCTGTTGTACCGGTAAAAGTTACTGTTGATTATCCAATGGAGCCAAATAATTATGTCAAGTCAATTCATGTATTGGCAACTAAAAACTCTAATGCAAGATGTGCAGATGTATTTTTAACACCGCTAAATGGGAAAGCATACTTTGCTACGCGCATTAAGCTTGGCGGAACACAGGAAGTTGTAGCAGTTGCTGAACTTAGAGACGGAACATTTATTAAGGCGCACAAAAGTGTAAAAGTAACCATCGGCGGATGCGGTTGA
- the soxX gene encoding sulfur oxidation c-type cytochrome SoxX has translation MHRNRSLMLSAGLLAFCLSETLYSADLKSIVEMPDASKILKKDKLAPPKKYVMPKECIITDPLAIARGEYIFHNLNGKKAKSKPPKGLAKFVIAGGKKKPKQYGNCVACHNIEGAKGGGNIGPDLHNYKKHFIDTGVRTYEYVYQQIADPRVHNPNTHMTVNLTTGLFTPREICDITSYVVSEKK, from the coding sequence ATGCATCGGAACAGAAGCTTGATGCTTAGTGCCGGATTACTGGCATTTTGTCTTTCTGAGACGCTATATTCTGCTGATCTCAAAAGTATTGTAGAAATGCCGGATGCAAGTAAAATCTTGAAAAAAGATAAACTTGCACCGCCAAAAAAGTATGTAATGCCAAAAGAGTGTATTATAACAGATCCTTTGGCAATAGCTAGAGGCGAATATATCTTTCATAATCTCAACGGAAAAAAAGCAAAAAGCAAACCGCCAAAAGGGTTAGCAAAGTTTGTAATTGCAGGTGGCAAGAAAAAGCCTAAACAGTATGGAAACTGTGTAGCTTGTCACAATATAGAGGGTGCTAAAGGCGGTGGAAACATAGGCCCTGATCTTCATAACTACAAAAAACACTTCATAGATACTGGTGTTAGGACATATGAGTATGTCTATCAGCAGATAGCTGATCCACGTGTACACAATCCAAATACACATATGACTGTAAATCTAACAACAGGTCTGTTTACGCCTCGTGAAATTTGCGATATTACATCTTATGTTGTGAGTGAAAAAAAATAA
- the ppk2 gene encoding polyphosphate kinase 2 — MIYEELEELKKGIDDKKLKRKIKNIQKALDDLCTKSGLCLLAKGKSLEKTLKTVRYEEDLINLQVELIKLQNWVYENKKRVLIIFEGRDAAGKGGAIKRFTERLNPRRYRVVALPKPTEVEAGQFYFQRYFAHLPNPGEIVFFDRSWYNRAIVEPVFGFCTEEQYEKFMQEVPEIEHALIDDGIIMIKFWFSISKKEQKKRFKERMNNPLKQWKLSPVDLQAQKMWDKITYYKEEMFSRTHTTYSPWIIVKSNDKKSARLESIRYVLSHIPYKGKEKAKTTLHPDPEIVQRYHRKSKQID; from the coding sequence ATGATATATGAGGAGCTTGAGGAGTTAAAGAAGGGTATTGATGACAAAAAGCTGAAAAGAAAGATTAAAAATATTCAAAAAGCATTAGATGATTTATGTACTAAAAGTGGCTTATGTCTTCTTGCCAAAGGCAAAAGTTTAGAAAAAACATTAAAAACAGTAAGATATGAAGAGGATCTCATAAATCTTCAAGTAGAGTTGATCAAACTTCAAAACTGGGTTTATGAAAATAAAAAACGTGTACTTATCATTTTTGAAGGGCGTGACGCTGCTGGTAAAGGTGGGGCAATAAAACGTTTTACTGAGCGTTTAAATCCAAGACGCTACAGAGTTGTAGCTCTACCAAAACCTACAGAAGTTGAAGCTGGACAGTTTTACTTTCAACGATACTTTGCTCACTTACCTAATCCTGGTGAAATAGTCTTTTTTGATAGAAGCTGGTATAACCGTGCTATTGTAGAGCCGGTATTTGGTTTTTGTACTGAAGAGCAGTATGAAAAGTTTATGCAAGAAGTCCCTGAAATAGAGCACGCTCTTATAGATGATGGAATTATTATGATCAAATTTTGGTTTTCCATTTCTAAAAAAGAGCAGAAAAAGAGATTTAAAGAGAGAATGAACAATCCTTTGAAGCAGTGGAAATTAAGTCCTGTAGACTTGCAGGCACAAAAGATGTGGGATAAGATAACCTACTATAAAGAGGAGATGTTTAGCAGAACACATACTACATACTCTCCTTGGATTATTGTTAAAAGCAACGACAAAAAATCTGCCAGATTAGAATCTATTCGATATGTCCTTTCTCATATACCTTACAAAGGCAAAGAGAAAGCCAAAACTACTCTTCATCCAGATCCAGAGATTGTACAAAGGTACCATCGAAAGAGTAAGCAGATAGATTAG
- a CDS encoding HAD family hydrolase, translating into MKTVIFDLDGTLVDTHADITASINHVRREIYGLEPMSADEITKLMNIPGLNLAYEFYGVKNYEPEAENLFEEHYSKQCLLNAKTFDGIIEVLDHLLGAKCELFVATNAPTVTSKLILQNNGIERCFKDIVGADLVKNPKPHPEMIHKICEAANYDEIWMIGDSPKDIMAAEQANVNAIFASWGYSKVLPKEMSHIKSVSKPLELTEILF; encoded by the coding sequence ATGAAAACAGTTATTTTTGATCTTGACGGAACACTGGTAGATACGCATGCAGATATTACTGCTTCTATTAACCATGTAAGACGAGAGATTTATGGTCTTGAGCCAATGAGTGCTGATGAGATTACAAAGTTAATGAATATACCTGGGTTAAATCTTGCTTATGAGTTTTATGGTGTAAAAAATTATGAACCAGAAGCTGAAAATTTATTTGAAGAGCATTACAGTAAACAGTGTTTGCTAAATGCAAAAACATTTGATGGAATTATTGAAGTGTTAGATCATCTTCTTGGGGCCAAATGCGAACTTTTTGTAGCAACCAATGCACCTACTGTTACATCAAAACTTATTTTACAAAATAATGGAATAGAGAGATGTTTTAAAGATATTGTAGGTGCAGATCTTGTTAAAAATCCTAAACCACACCCAGAGATGATCCATAAAATCTGTGAAGCTGCAAACTATGATGAGATATGGATGATAGGAGATAGCCCAAAAGATATAATGGCAGCAGAGCAGGCTAATGTAAATGCCATTTTTGCATCTTGGGGGTATTCAAAAGTTTTGCCTAAAGAGATGTCTCATATAAAGAGTGTTTCTAAACCACTTGAGCTAACTGAAATTTTATTTTGA
- the prmC gene encoding peptide chain release factor N(5)-glutamine methyltransferase, with product MIIEDALRTAAKELSNIAQRPRLEAEILMSYYLNQDRVWLHTNSNKEIGELQEFFKLVKRRKEYEPIEYITRRVSFYDIELEVGPGVLIARPETELLVDKAAEIIRKHNLKVMCEIGIGSGAVSIMLAKIFPELKIIATDISEDALNYAKKNINRYGLESRIELYNTNLLDNIDKNIEIIVSNPPYICKEFDLPKPVLFEPKSALIGGESGDELLRKIILTAKDRDIPHLVCEMGYDQREPIFNFCKSMNLSEPIFYKDLADLDRGFYLKL from the coding sequence ATGATAATAGAAGATGCGTTGCGTACTGCTGCAAAAGAGCTTTCAAATATAGCACAAAGACCGCGTTTGGAAGCTGAGATATTGATGTCATACTATCTTAATCAAGATAGAGTATGGCTTCATACGAATAGTAATAAAGAGATTGGTGAGCTTCAAGAGTTTTTTAAACTTGTAAAACGAAGAAAAGAGTATGAGCCTATAGAGTATATAACTAGACGTGTATCATTTTATGATATTGAGCTTGAAGTAGGACCAGGTGTTTTAATAGCAAGACCTGAAACAGAGCTACTTGTAGATAAAGCAGCTGAGATCATACGCAAACATAATCTAAAAGTTATGTGTGAGATAGGCATAGGCAGTGGTGCAGTAAGCATAATGCTAGCTAAAATTTTTCCAGAATTGAAAATTATTGCTACAGATATCTCTGAAGATGCTTTAAACTATGCAAAAAAAAATATAAATAGATATGGTCTTGAAAGCCGTATAGAACTGTATAATACCAATCTGCTAGACAACATTGATAAAAATATAGAGATCATTGTCTCCAACCCTCCATACATTTGTAAAGAGTTTGATTTGCCAAAACCAGTTTTGTTTGAACCAAAAAGTGCTCTTATTGGAGGAGAGTCAGGAGATGAATTACTTCGTAAAATTATCTTAACAGCAAAAGATAGAGATATTCCTCATCTAGTTTGTGAAATGGGTTATGATCAGCGTGAACCTATCTTTAATTTTTGTAAGAGTATGAATCTTAGTGAACCAATTTTTTATAAGGATTTGGCAGATTTAGATAGAGGATTCTATTTAAAATTATAG
- a CDS encoding M48 family metallopeptidase: MVEVLSIIFFLYVLIKIYISVMQIGYVSKAKDMPPVLMKPSSWIKSAKYLITNERLKILETLVEYALFIFWLSWGIRWIDTMTWNIDPVIQAAIAVNIFLIVNYIVELPFTIYQTFVIDERFKFNHSTPELFIKDQIKGGLLTLIIASILSASVAWIIINVPSWWFFSFLLIFSVIVLLNLLFPTYIAPMFNKFTPLKDEALSEKIKNLLQKSGFESEGVFVVDASKRDARLNAYFGGLGKSKRVVLFDTLLDKLSNNELLAVLGHELGHFKHNDIYKNIAMLGAILFVGFYILGHLPSQLFMELGVRETPAMIEILFMLLISVYLFIFMPVMSLVSRRNEYEADRYAVEIHGNSEDLISALKKLVDENKSFPLSHKLTIFFYHSHPPVVERLKALGDKSIKFENRDEALKGDCNI, from the coding sequence ATGGTTGAAGTTTTATCTATTATATTCTTTTTGTATGTATTGATAAAGATATATATAAGTGTTATGCAAATAGGGTATGTTTCAAAAGCAAAAGATATGCCTCCTGTACTTATGAAACCAAGTAGCTGGATAAAGTCTGCAAAGTATCTCATTACCAATGAGCGTCTTAAAATTTTAGAAACGCTTGTTGAGTATGCTCTCTTTATCTTTTGGCTTTCGTGGGGAATACGGTGGATAGATACAATGACTTGGAATATTGACCCAGTTATACAAGCGGCTATAGCCGTAAATATATTTTTAATAGTTAACTATATTGTAGAGTTGCCATTTACTATATATCAAACTTTTGTTATTGATGAGAGATTTAAATTTAATCACTCAACTCCGGAACTTTTTATAAAAGATCAGATAAAAGGTGGATTGTTAACTTTAATAATAGCATCTATTTTAAGTGCGTCAGTAGCTTGGATCATTATTAATGTTCCATCTTGGTGGTTTTTCAGTTTCTTACTTATCTTCTCTGTAATTGTACTGCTTAACCTTCTTTTTCCAACATACATTGCACCAATGTTCAACAAGTTTACACCTCTTAAAGATGAAGCTTTAAGTGAAAAAATAAAAAATTTACTCCAAAAAAGTGGATTTGAGAGTGAAGGGGTATTTGTTGTTGATGCAAGTAAGCGTGATGCAAGATTAAATGCATATTTTGGAGGTCTTGGCAAATCAAAACGGGTAGTTTTATTTGATACTCTGCTTGATAAACTCAGCAATAATGAACTTTTAGCTGTTTTAGGACATGAACTTGGTCACTTTAAACATAATGATATATATAAAAATATTGCAATGCTAGGAGCAATTTTATTTGTTGGATTTTATATTTTAGGACATCTTCCTTCGCAACTATTTATGGAGCTTGGAGTTAGAGAGACTCCTGCAATGATAGAGATTCTATTTATGCTTTTGATTTCTGTATATCTGTTTATATTTATGCCTGTTATGAGCCTTGTGAGCAGACGTAATGAGTATGAAGCAGATAGATATGCTGTTGAAATTCATGGAAATAGTGAAGACTTAATAAGTGCACTTAAAAAACTGGTTGATGAAAATAAGAGTTTTCCTCTATCTCATAAACTTACAATCTTTTTTTATCATTCCCATCCACCTGTAGTAGAGCGATTAAAAGCATTGGGTGATAAAAGTATAAAGTTTGAAAATAGAGATGAAGCACTTAAAGGTGATTGTAATATATGA
- the abc-f gene encoding ribosomal protection-like ABC-F family protein: protein MALVDLLEVDKQFESQIIFQGINFHIDEYERIVIVGRNGSGKSTLMKIVSGEIEPDAGKRIVRQGLKIEMLAQQPVFEAGLSVREAIENELTEIQEAKKRYEVISAKLAEDFDNKSLLEEHSKLSAFLDFHNAWNLDDKIERILKEFDLKIYEVRPVNLLSGGEQRRVALASLLLKKPDILLLDEPTNHLDVYMVEFLEELLLKEKFTLLLISHDRYFIDRIATRTVEIDDHKLRSFKGGYESYLQQKEALLHAMRKEHENLLKLLKAEEEWLNRGVKARLKRNEGRKKRVLEMREQAKKNPAMIRKIKLELEREKHHFNREDGVSRKKVLFEIEHLEKRLGDKLLIHNFSNRILQKDRIAIVGKNGSGKSTLLKLLLGREKPDGGVIKRGDFTIGYFDQHREMLDDNKNLIETFCPFGGDRVDVQGKNMHVFGYLKNFLFPKEYLDKKIGVLSGGEKNRVALALLFTKKVDCLILDEPTNDLDIPTINILEEYLLNFPGALIFVSHDRYFVDKIAKKLFIFKGEGIVEESYQPYSEFLAIEKEIKNIEQFEHEIEIEKEKPKVEPKKRKKKLSYNEKRELESLPEEIESLENRIAEINACLADPKCYQEKGIQNLTDELNKLEVEYNLKADRYLELLELQEELEGE from the coding sequence ATGGCACTTGTAGACCTACTGGAAGTCGATAAACAGTTTGAATCGCAGATTATTTTTCAAGGCATAAATTTTCATATTGATGAGTATGAACGCATTGTTATTGTTGGACGAAATGGTAGTGGTAAATCAACACTAATGAAGATAGTCAGTGGTGAAATTGAACCAGATGCAGGAAAAAGAATTGTTAGACAAGGGTTAAAAATTGAGATGCTGGCTCAGCAACCAGTGTTTGAAGCGGGACTTAGTGTACGAGAAGCTATAGAAAATGAGTTGACTGAAATCCAAGAAGCAAAAAAAAGATATGAAGTTATCTCTGCAAAATTGGCTGAAGATTTTGACAATAAATCACTGCTTGAAGAGCATTCAAAGCTATCAGCTTTTTTGGATTTCCACAATGCTTGGAACCTTGATGATAAAATTGAGCGTATTTTAAAAGAGTTTGATCTTAAAATTTATGAAGTTCGTCCTGTAAACCTACTAAGTGGGGGAGAACAAAGACGTGTAGCTCTTGCCTCATTACTTCTTAAAAAGCCAGATATTCTTTTATTAGATGAGCCAACCAACCATCTTGATGTGTATATGGTTGAATTTTTAGAAGAGTTACTTCTTAAAGAGAAATTTACACTATTGCTTATATCTCACGACAGATACTTCATAGACCGCATAGCCACACGAACAGTTGAGATAGATGATCATAAACTTCGTAGTTTTAAAGGTGGATATGAGAGCTATCTGCAACAAAAAGAGGCTCTTTTGCATGCAATGCGTAAAGAGCATGAAAATCTTTTAAAACTTCTAAAAGCTGAAGAGGAGTGGCTTAACCGTGGTGTAAAAGCTCGTCTAAAACGTAATGAAGGAAGAAAAAAACGTGTTTTAGAGATGAGAGAGCAGGCAAAGAAAAATCCTGCAATGATACGAAAAATAAAGCTGGAATTGGAAAGAGAAAAGCACCACTTTAATCGTGAAGATGGAGTAAGCCGCAAAAAAGTACTCTTTGAGATAGAACATCTTGAAAAAAGGCTTGGCGATAAACTTCTTATACACAACTTTTCAAACAGAATACTTCAAAAAGATCGCATAGCTATTGTTGGTAAAAATGGTAGCGGTAAATCAACACTTTTAAAACTTCTTCTTGGAAGAGAAAAGCCAGATGGAGGAGTCATAAAACGTGGAGATTTTACTATAGGTTACTTTGATCAGCACCGTGAAATGTTAGATGACAATAAAAACCTTATAGAGACTTTCTGTCCATTTGGCGGTGACAGGGTTGATGTACAGGGTAAAAATATGCACGTATTTGGATATCTTAAAAATTTCCTCTTTCCAAAGGAGTATTTGGATAAAAAGATAGGAGTACTAAGCGGTGGTGAAAAGAATCGTGTTGCACTTGCCCTGCTTTTTACTAAAAAGGTTGACTGCCTAATTTTGGATGAACCAACTAACGACCTTGATATTCCAACAATTAACATTTTAGAAGAGTATCTGCTAAATTTCCCAGGTGCACTCATCTTTGTAAGCCACGATAGATACTTTGTAGATAAAATTGCAAAGAAACTATTTATATTTAAAGGTGAAGGTATTGTTGAAGAGAGTTATCAACCCTACTCTGAATTTCTTGCTATTGAAAAAGAGATTAAAAATATTGAGCAGTTTGAACACGAAATTGAGATAGAAAAAGAGAAACCAAAAGTTGAGCCTAAAAAACGTAAGAAAAAATTGAGTTATAATGAAAAACGCGAGTTAGAGTCACTGCCTGAAGAGATAGAGTCACTTGAAAACCGTATTGCAGAGATTAATGCTTGCCTTGCAGACCCTAAGTGTTACCAAGAAAAAGGTATTCAAAATCTAACTGATGAATTAAATAAACTGGAAGTTGAGTATAATTTAAAAGCTGATCGATACCTTGAACTTTTAGAATTGCAAGAAGAGCTGGAAGGAGAGTAA
- a CDS encoding thioredoxin family protein — MENSQQISLTTIQDEIRNETGVMLYFWGEHCNVCHALQPKLFEAFEENFPAIKLITIDVAEHANIAAHFGVFSIPTAIIFLDGKEFARVSRNVSIPALIKQIERPYKILTL, encoded by the coding sequence ATGGAAAATAGTCAACAAATATCGTTAACAACAATTCAAGATGAGATTCGTAATGAAACAGGAGTCATGCTCTACTTTTGGGGTGAGCATTGCAATGTCTGTCATGCTCTGCAACCCAAACTCTTTGAAGCATTTGAAGAAAATTTTCCAGCCATTAAACTAATCACCATAGATGTTGCTGAACATGCCAATATTGCCGCACACTTTGGTGTTTTCTCGATTCCAACAGCGATCATATTTTTAGATGGAAAAGAGTTTGCCCGTGTCAGTCGAAATGTGAGTATTCCAGCACTTATCAAGCAAATAGAACGTCCATACAAAATCTTGACATTATAA
- a CDS encoding NAD(P)/FAD-dependent oxidoreductase yields MHVAIIGGGAAGLMAAITAAKAGVKVDLYEQNSEVGKKILASGNGRCNISNTSLSFNDYFGRHPSFVNFALKQFDFKAFERFCESIGLLLEAKPDGRCYPLSNTAKSVQNSLKCYTLYLGVKIVTQTTVNSVKKVSDKFVVETSDKKESYNKLLISTGSPAAPQLGGSDSGYKFAKSFGHTIVPTYPTLVGLHLADRWHERMSGVKCDAEVTLYINGKKEVTIGGDLLFTRYGVSGFAILDISSFAVPALTQGEKVTIGVNLLPSFDRQALVSYLQRTAKLAPYLTIESLLEGLLPYKIVQVLIDSLKIDSTILAVEAGAKLLRRIASQTLDWRFDVTDTHGYKHAEVAGGGVDTAEVDPKTMESKKVAGLYFAGEVLDIVGKRGGYNLHFAWASGYLAGNSMKRHP; encoded by the coding sequence ATGCACGTAGCCATTATAGGCGGTGGAGCCGCAGGGCTAATGGCAGCTATCACAGCTGCCAAAGCCGGAGTCAAAGTAGATCTTTACGAACAAAACAGTGAAGTTGGTAAAAAGATCCTAGCTTCCGGTAATGGAAGATGTAACATTTCCAACACTTCACTATCTTTTAATGACTATTTTGGTCGTCATCCATCTTTTGTAAATTTTGCACTTAAACAGTTTGATTTTAAAGCTTTTGAGCGTTTTTGTGAATCGATTGGGCTATTGCTTGAAGCTAAGCCTGATGGACGATGTTATCCACTTAGCAATACAGCTAAATCTGTTCAAAACTCTTTGAAATGTTATACGCTCTACCTTGGTGTTAAGATAGTTACACAAACAACTGTTAATTCTGTTAAAAAGGTTTCAGACAAATTTGTTGTTGAAACTTCTGATAAAAAAGAGAGTTATAACAAACTTCTAATCTCTACAGGCTCACCTGCAGCACCACAGCTTGGCGGTAGTGATAGCGGTTACAAGTTTGCCAAATCTTTTGGTCATACAATAGTTCCAACTTATCCAACGTTAGTAGGTTTACATTTAGCAGATAGATGGCATGAGCGAATGAGTGGTGTAAAGTGTGATGCTGAAGTAACACTATACATAAATGGAAAAAAAGAGGTAACAATAGGAGGTGATCTGCTATTTACACGCTATGGTGTTTCAGGGTTTGCCATACTTGATATATCATCTTTTGCTGTACCGGCACTTACTCAAGGAGAGAAGGTAACAATTGGAGTTAATCTTTTACCATCATTTGATCGTCAAGCATTAGTATCATATTTACAACGTACAGCAAAGCTGGCACCTTATTTAACAATAGAATCACTTTTAGAAGGGTTGTTACCATATAAGATAGTACAAGTACTTATTGACTCTTTAAAGATAGATAGTACTATATTGGCAGTTGAAGCTGGAGCAAAACTGTTAAGACGTATAGCATCTCAAACTCTTGATTGGCGTTTTGATGTTACAGATACACATGGATACAAACATGCTGAAGTGGCAGGTGGTGGTGTAGATACAGCTGAAGTTGATCCTAAAACAATGGAATCAAAAAAGGTTGCTGGTCTCTATTTTGCAGGTGAAGTACTCGATATTGTTGGCAAAAGGGGAGGGTATAATCTCCACTTTGCCTGGGCAAGCGGTTATTTGGCAGGTAACTCTATGAAAAGGCACCCTTAG